Within Magnetococcales bacterium, the genomic segment TCCTGCTTTTGACAGGCTGTAGCAGCACCCCGGAAAAGGAGAGAAACGATCCCCCGGAGGTTCTCTACCGCGAGGCGATCGAGGCGTTGCATGAAAAAAAATATACGACTGCGACAAAATTGTTTCAGGAGATCGACCAAAAACACCCTTTCTCGCCTTGGGCTGTCCGTTCGCAGCTCAATGTGATCTATTCCCAGTTCAAGAAGGAGGAGTATGACGAATGCTCCAGTTCGGCGGAGCGGTTCATTCGCCTGCACCCGCGCCATGAAGGTGTCTCGTATGCCTACTATATGCGTGGCATGGCCGACTTCATGCGCATATCCGATCCTTTGCGCGATCAGAACCGAACCCGACAGGCGGCTGTGGCCCTGCGAGAGGTGATGGTGCGTTTTCCCAACAGCGACTATGCCCAGGAAGCGAAAAAAATGCTCAACCTGTGCAATGATCGTATGGCTGCCCAGGAGGTGGTGATCGGTCGTTTTTATCTGGATCGGGATCAGTTCATCGCCGCCGCCAATCGTTTCCGGCGGGTG encodes:
- a CDS encoding outer membrane protein assembly factor BamD, whose protein sequence is MNKSLSTILLVIVLLLTGCSSTPEKERNDPPEVLYREAIEALHEKKYTTATKLFQEIDQKHPFSPWAVRSQLNVIYSQFKKEEYDECSSSAERFIRLHPRHEGVSYAYYMRGMADFMRISDPLRDQNRTRQAAVALREVMVRFPNSDYAQEAKKMLNLCNDRMAAQEVVIGRFYLDRDQFIAAANRFRRVVENADYSRTPYAEEALFSLVLTSLRLGMTEDARHYASVLGHNFSSGLFYKQAKAMVDGLGTLSKDDILALRNSLDEKSFLKSFFEGIAPGVPGLTDQISQQNR